The following coding sequences lie in one beta proteobacterium CB genomic window:
- a CDS encoding DNA repair protein radA has protein sequence MAKIKTIYICQSCGGSSAKWQGQCPSCQAWNTLEEGLPEVSSNTRFQGLAQSLPRQKLSAISAEDLPRFSTGVEEFDRVLGGGLVPGGVVLLGGDPGIGKSTLLLQALAEMSAAGMNVLYSSGEESAAQIALRAKRIALDAPQLEVLAEIQLEKLLSIMDTVKPQVLVVDSIQTLYSEVLSSAPGSVAQVRECAAQLTRAAKSSGICVLMVGHVTKDGHLAGPRVLEHIVDTVLYFEGDTHSSFRLVRSIKNRFGAVNELGVFAMTEKGLRGVANPSAIFLSQHAEMVPGACVLVTQEGSRPLLVEIQALVDTAHIPNPRRLAVGLEQARLAMLLAVLHRHAGVACFDQDVFLNAVGGVKISEPAADLAVLLAIQSSIRNKALPKELIVFGEVGLAGEIRPCPRGQERLKEAAKLGFTVAIIPKANMPKTKIPGLRVIPVERIDQAISAAAELS, from the coding sequence TTGGCCAAGATTAAAACAATCTATATCTGTCAGTCATGCGGTGGCAGCTCTGCTAAATGGCAAGGGCAGTGCCCTTCATGCCAGGCGTGGAATACGCTAGAGGAGGGCTTGCCTGAAGTAAGTTCGAATACTCGCTTTCAAGGTCTAGCGCAGTCTCTCCCACGTCAAAAGCTCTCTGCTATTAGTGCGGAAGATCTCCCGCGTTTTAGTACTGGCGTAGAAGAATTTGATCGCGTGCTAGGTGGCGGACTGGTTCCTGGCGGGGTTGTACTCTTGGGCGGTGATCCGGGCATTGGTAAATCTACTTTATTGCTACAAGCGCTGGCAGAGATGAGTGCTGCAGGCATGAATGTTCTCTACAGTAGCGGCGAAGAATCTGCTGCGCAAATCGCATTACGAGCAAAACGGATTGCATTGGATGCTCCTCAATTAGAAGTGCTGGCTGAGATTCAGTTAGAAAAACTCTTATCCATCATGGATACGGTGAAGCCGCAGGTCTTGGTAGTTGATTCGATTCAGACCTTGTATTCAGAAGTGTTGAGCTCTGCTCCAGGCTCTGTGGCACAAGTGCGAGAGTGCGCTGCGCAATTAACTAGAGCTGCTAAATCCAGCGGTATCTGCGTTCTGATGGTGGGTCATGTCACTAAAGATGGTCACTTAGCTGGACCTCGTGTGCTGGAGCACATTGTGGATACGGTTCTGTATTTTGAGGGCGATACCCATTCTTCGTTTAGATTAGTGCGCTCAATTAAAAACCGTTTTGGCGCTGTTAATGAGTTAGGTGTATTTGCCATGACTGAAAAAGGTCTGCGTGGCGTTGCTAATCCTTCAGCTATTTTCCTATCCCAGCATGCGGAGATGGTGCCGGGCGCCTGTGTATTGGTTACGCAAGAAGGTAGTCGCCCACTCTTGGTGGAGATTCAGGCACTAGTAGATACGGCGCATATTCCTAATCCGCGCCGTCTTGCGGTTGGCTTAGAGCAGGCGCGCTTAGCAATGCTATTAGCGGTATTGCATCGTCACGCAGGTGTCGCCTGCTTTGATCAGGATGTCTTCTTAAATGCAGTAGGCGGTGTGAAGATTTCCGAACCAGCGGCCGACTTGGCGGTGCTGCTAGCAATTCAATCCTCGATCCGAAATAAGGCTTTGCCTAAAGAATTAATCGTATTTGGTGAGGTGGGTTTGGCTGGAGAGATTCGTCCATGCCCTCGAGGTCAGGAGCGCTTAAAAGAAGCGGCAAAGCTCGGTTTTACTGTGGCCATTATTCCAAAGGCTAATATGCCTAAGACAAAGATTCCGGGATTAAGGGTGATACCGGTAGAGCGTATTGATCAAGCTATCTCAGCAGCAGCAGAGCTAAGTTAA
- a CDS encoding Succinyl-diaminopimelate desuccinylase, which translates to MSATLELTEALISCRSVTPADGGCQELIAKRLQALGFHTESVISGPESFQVTNLWAIKKGTAGDQGEVLMFAGHTDVVPTGPLEKWTNDPFTPTIRDGMLYGRGAADMKTSLAAFVVATEEFVITHPDHKGSIAFLITSDEEGPANDGTVIMCERLQKQGQRLDYCVIGEPTSVDQLGDMIKNGRRGSLSGKLRVKGIQAHIAYPHLGKNPIHISAPAIQALVETEWDKGNQYFQPTSFQISNIHAGTGANNVIPGELAVDFNFRFSTESKPEELRSRLESILSAAGLEFEIDWVLGGSPFITGDGALAGALRKAIKAETKIDTELSTTGGTSDGRFIAKICKEVVEFGPLNATSHKIDECVNVDDVVPLKNIFRKTLEQLVA; encoded by the coding sequence ATGAGCGCTACCCTTGAGTTAACTGAAGCCCTCATCTCCTGCCGCTCGGTAACCCCAGCGGACGGGGGCTGTCAGGAGCTCATCGCCAAACGGCTTCAAGCGCTTGGCTTTCATACCGAGAGCGTCATCAGCGGCCCCGAGAGTTTTCAGGTCACCAATCTATGGGCAATCAAAAAAGGTACGGCAGGCGATCAGGGTGAAGTCTTGATGTTTGCTGGTCACACTGACGTTGTCCCAACTGGACCACTAGAAAAATGGACTAATGATCCATTCACCCCAACAATTCGGGATGGCATGCTGTACGGTCGTGGCGCCGCAGATATGAAAACCTCTCTTGCCGCATTCGTTGTTGCTACAGAAGAATTTGTAATCACCCACCCCGATCACAAAGGTTCGATTGCCTTTTTGATTACCAGTGATGAAGAAGGTCCAGCCAACGATGGCACCGTCATCATGTGTGAGCGCTTGCAAAAACAGGGACAGCGTTTAGATTACTGCGTCATTGGTGAACCAACCTCAGTCGACCAATTAGGCGACATGATTAAGAATGGTCGCCGTGGATCACTCTCAGGCAAGCTACGAGTCAAGGGTATTCAGGCTCATATCGCCTACCCTCATCTTGGCAAGAATCCGATTCATATTTCAGCGCCAGCGATTCAAGCGCTTGTTGAAACTGAGTGGGATAAAGGCAATCAATATTTCCAACCTACTAGCTTTCAGATTTCCAATATTCATGCAGGTACTGGCGCGAATAATGTGATTCCTGGAGAGCTGGCGGTGGATTTCAACTTCCGTTTCTCTACCGAGAGCAAACCAGAAGAGCTGCGTAGTCGCCTAGAGTCAATCCTCAGCGCTGCAGGTCTTGAGTTTGAAATTGATTGGGTATTAGGCGGTAGCCCTTTCATTACTGGTGATGGCGCTCTAGCTGGTGCCTTACGCAAAGCGATCAAAGCGGAAACCAAAATTGATACTGAGCTATCCACCACTGGCGGCACGAGTGATGGCCGCTTCATTGCTAAGATCTGCAAAGAGGTTGTGGAGTTTGGCCCACTCAATGCAACAAGTCACAAAATTGATGAGTGCGTGAATGTGGATGATGTTGTGCCTCTCAAAAATATTTTCCGCAAGACTCTAGAGCAACTCGTTGCTTAA
- a CDS encoding N5-glutamine S-adenosyl-L-methionine-dependent methyltransferase — protein sequence MDPAPQQSLTLDECIDQVAKRLEAADLYYGHGAVDAGSEALWIVSKQLDLSPTEALDHLEQVMTAEQIAKALKVTETRISTRKPLAYILGEAWLMGVPFYSSEQSIVPRSWIAELIADGSLEPWLPADGKALDLCTGNGSLAILLALACPDIHVSACDISLPALAVASRNLDRHGLTSQVELFEGDLWDALPEPHEDNRFDLIICNPPYVNANSMNALPAEYHAEPALALAGGDDGMDLIRKIIAGAPDYLSERGAILIEIGNEYEHFKKAFPQIPVIWMEVSAGDEQVLLIQAEDLR from the coding sequence ATGGACCCTGCGCCCCAGCAATCTCTGACGCTTGATGAATGCATTGATCAAGTTGCAAAACGACTAGAGGCGGCAGATTTATATTACGGACATGGTGCGGTTGATGCTGGGAGTGAGGCTCTGTGGATTGTCAGCAAACAGTTAGATCTCAGCCCCACTGAAGCACTGGATCATTTAGAGCAAGTCATGACTGCCGAGCAAATTGCTAAGGCTTTAAAAGTTACTGAAACTCGCATCTCTACACGTAAGCCATTGGCATATATTTTGGGTGAAGCCTGGTTAATGGGCGTACCGTTTTATTCCAGTGAGCAAAGTATTGTTCCTCGCTCCTGGATAGCCGAGCTCATTGCAGATGGCTCCTTAGAGCCTTGGCTACCAGCCGATGGTAAAGCACTTGACCTTTGCACTGGCAATGGCTCTTTAGCCATTTTGCTAGCCTTAGCTTGCCCCGATATTCATGTAAGTGCTTGTGATATCAGTTTGCCTGCATTAGCAGTAGCATCTCGCAACCTCGATCGGCATGGCCTTACTTCGCAAGTGGAACTTTTTGAAGGGGATCTCTGGGATGCGCTACCAGAACCCCATGAAGATAATCGTTTTGATCTCATCATTTGTAACCCACCTTACGTCAACGCCAATTCCATGAATGCCCTGCCCGCTGAATATCATGCGGAGCCTGCTCTCGCATTAGCAGGTGGCGATGACGGCATGGATCTGATCCGAAAAATTATTGCCGGAGCCCCTGATTACCTATCTGAACGTGGGGCCATTCTGATTGAGATTGGCAACGAGTATGAGCACTTTAAAAAAGCGTTTCCGCAGATCCCAGTAATTTGGATGGAAGTATCTGCAGGCGACGAGCAAGTATTACTCATTCAAGCAGAAGACTTGCGCTAA
- a CDS encoding Chromosome segregation protein SMC encodes MQLKSIKLSGFKSFVDPTHFEMPGQLIGVVGPNGCGKSNIIDAVRWVLGESRASELRGESMQDVIFNGSGLRKPSGRASVELIFDNSEGRAQGQWSAFTELGIKRVLTRDGNSSYYVNNQVVRRKDIQDIFLGTGMGPRGYAIIGQGTINRILEAKPEELRVFLEEAAGVSKYKERRKETASRLEDTKENLVRVEDILRELDQQLTRLEKQATVAERHAELSAEMKSQQQLLWFVRQTEAGKEQERHANGIRDTQVSLEEQTAKMRHAETELETMRTEQYALQDKVSQAQGDLYQTNADVSQVESQIRYVQEARQRLQQQSQDLQAQLQRWTVQETDAAQAQRTAEQELSLAAEKEQTLIADLSGLQEQMPAREEAYQIHSRELNDARENLATIDQRLASLGERVRAITTQVEELKGRDTRLEAELAGMRRPDAEALQMAIDRHAMAQRKVDEARQKAGEAQQRVPAADEARNTAQQQIQSANQELAQTEAKLTALTALQASVQAQGKIGPWLESKGLKESKRLWQELKVESGWEAALESVLRERLAAVTAKSVQETLALANDAPPSRLAILLTEDISPAHTSVPADFIPLLTRVQSAGAPRVAAVLQEWLDNIYIANSLEDALHRREKLPAGGAFVTQQGHLVSRVGVQLYAADSEQAGMLARAQEMEGLEKQLRAQKLIQSELQGELDQCTANYQAAHQAAEQTRIAAEQAVQEVHGFEVERMQLTQAEEKYSQRAEQIQGELSELRQQMEQLIQTQEQSAEELAQSEESKQGLQENLAIAQEKLELATQERDRLREALRSSEMSAQEAAFATRSLQQRIADLQRDQSTARVQIMEIQDKQATSEQELETLSDEEAQDKLQGLLLARSAREAALANARTEQDALLHQLREADEVRMQIERSLQPMRDKVVDLQLREQAARLNFEQFATLLSDAEADLTALEASFSPDLKVGVLQSEVTRLGNEIQSLGPVNMAALDELSSSRERKQFLDAQSADLNEAMQTLTDAIAKIDAETRDLLQGTFDQVNTHFGKLFPELFGGGHAELVMTGEEILDAGVQVMAQPPGKKNSSIYLLSGGEKALTAIALVFSLFLLNPAPFCLLDEVDAPLDDANTLRYAQMVAKMSNKTQFVFISHNKITMEIAHQLIGVTMQEQGVSRIVAVDISSAVSMVEAA; translated from the coding sequence GTGCAACTGAAATCCATCAAACTTTCCGGCTTTAAGTCCTTCGTCGACCCAACCCACTTCGAAATGCCAGGTCAATTGATCGGTGTTGTGGGCCCTAACGGCTGCGGAAAGTCGAACATTATTGACGCGGTACGCTGGGTTTTGGGTGAATCTCGCGCTAGTGAATTGCGCGGTGAATCCATGCAGGACGTTATTTTTAATGGTTCTGGTTTGCGTAAGCCTTCCGGCCGCGCCAGTGTCGAACTGATTTTTGATAATTCAGAAGGACGCGCTCAGGGTCAGTGGAGTGCTTTTACAGAACTAGGTATTAAACGTGTTCTGACGCGTGATGGCAATTCTAGTTATTACGTCAACAATCAAGTTGTACGCCGTAAAGACATTCAAGATATTTTCTTGGGTACCGGTATGGGTCCAAGAGGCTACGCGATCATCGGGCAGGGCACGATCAATCGCATCTTGGAAGCCAAGCCAGAAGAGTTGCGTGTTTTCTTGGAAGAGGCCGCAGGCGTATCTAAATATAAAGAGCGTCGCAAAGAAACGGCTTCCCGTCTTGAAGATACAAAAGAAAACTTAGTTCGCGTAGAAGACATTTTGCGTGAGCTCGATCAACAGCTCACCCGCTTAGAGAAGCAAGCAACCGTAGCTGAGCGTCATGCTGAGTTATCTGCTGAGATGAAGTCTCAGCAGCAGTTGCTCTGGTTTGTACGTCAGACCGAAGCAGGCAAAGAGCAAGAGCGCCATGCCAACGGTATTCGTGACACTCAAGTAAGTCTCGAAGAGCAGACCGCAAAAATGCGTCATGCTGAAACTGAACTAGAGACTATGCGTACTGAACAGTATGCTTTGCAAGATAAGGTTTCTCAGGCTCAAGGCGATCTGTATCAAACCAATGCCGACGTTAGCCAGGTCGAGTCACAGATTCGTTACGTGCAAGAAGCGCGTCAGCGTCTACAACAGCAATCCCAAGATTTACAAGCTCAACTACAACGTTGGACTGTTCAAGAAACCGATGCCGCTCAAGCACAACGTACTGCTGAGCAAGAGCTCAGTTTAGCTGCAGAAAAAGAGCAAACATTGATTGCGGATTTATCTGGCTTGCAGGAGCAAATGCCGGCTCGCGAAGAGGCATATCAAATTCACTCCCGCGAACTCAATGATGCTCGTGAGAACTTAGCTACGATTGATCAACGCTTAGCCAGTTTGGGTGAGCGCGTAAGAGCTATTACAACTCAAGTAGAAGAGCTTAAAGGACGCGATACGCGTCTGGAGGCTGAACTTGCAGGTATGCGCAGGCCTGATGCTGAAGCATTGCAAATGGCAATTGATCGTCATGCTATGGCGCAACGCAAAGTAGATGAGGCAAGACAAAAAGCAGGGGAGGCACAACAACGTGTTCCCGCTGCGGATGAGGCTCGTAATACTGCGCAACAACAGATTCAATCAGCCAATCAAGAGTTAGCTCAAACTGAAGCGAAACTCACTGCGCTGACAGCATTGCAAGCAAGCGTACAGGCTCAAGGCAAGATTGGCCCATGGCTTGAGAGCAAGGGCTTAAAAGAGAGTAAGCGTTTATGGCAAGAACTCAAAGTGGAGAGTGGTTGGGAAGCCGCTTTGGAGTCAGTGCTGCGCGAGCGCTTAGCCGCTGTTACGGCAAAGAGTGTTCAGGAAACTTTAGCCTTAGCAAATGATGCTCCGCCAAGTCGTTTAGCGATTTTGTTAACAGAAGATATTTCTCCTGCTCACACTTCTGTGCCAGCAGATTTCATTCCGCTGTTAACTCGCGTTCAGAGCGCAGGCGCACCGCGTGTCGCTGCTGTATTGCAGGAGTGGTTAGACAATATTTATATTGCCAATAGTCTGGAAGATGCATTGCATCGCCGCGAGAAATTACCTGCTGGTGGCGCTTTCGTAACCCAACAAGGCCATTTGGTAAGTCGCGTTGGCGTGCAGTTGTATGCAGCAGACTCCGAGCAGGCTGGCATGTTGGCGCGTGCTCAAGAGATGGAAGGTCTCGAGAAGCAGTTGCGTGCACAGAAGTTAATTCAGAGTGAGCTACAAGGTGAGCTGGATCAATGCACCGCAAATTATCAGGCTGCCCATCAAGCTGCTGAGCAAACCCGTATTGCTGCGGAGCAAGCTGTACAAGAAGTACACGGCTTTGAAGTGGAAAGAATGCAATTAACTCAAGCCGAAGAAAAGTACAGCCAACGTGCCGAACAGATTCAGGGTGAGTTGAGTGAATTGCGCCAGCAAATGGAGCAATTGATTCAAACGCAAGAGCAATCAGCAGAAGAGCTTGCTCAGTCAGAAGAATCTAAGCAAGGCTTGCAAGAAAATCTCGCCATCGCTCAAGAAAAACTTGAGCTGGCTACCCAAGAGCGTGATCGTCTTCGTGAGGCGTTACGTTCATCTGAGATGTCTGCTCAAGAAGCGGCATTTGCCACTCGCTCATTACAGCAACGTATTGCTGACTTGCAACGCGATCAAAGTACTGCGCGCGTGCAAATCATGGAGATTCAGGATAAGCAGGCTACCTCTGAGCAAGAACTTGAAACACTGAGCGATGAAGAGGCGCAAGATAAATTGCAAGGTCTCTTGCTAGCTCGTAGCGCTCGTGAAGCTGCATTGGCCAATGCCCGTACCGAACAAGATGCCTTATTGCATCAATTGCGTGAAGCGGATGAAGTGCGCATGCAGATTGAGCGTAGCCTTCAGCCAATGCGTGACAAAGTGGTCGATCTGCAGTTGCGTGAACAGGCTGCCCGTTTGAACTTTGAACAGTTTGCAACTTTACTTTCAGATGCCGAAGCGGACCTAACTGCATTAGAAGCCAGCTTTAGCCCTGACCTGAAGGTGGGTGTTTTACAAAGCGAGGTAACTCGCCTTGGTAATGAGATTCAGTCTTTGGGCCCAGTGAATATGGCCGCTTTAGATGAGCTTTCAAGCTCACGTGAACGCAAGCAGTTCTTGGATGCACAATCTGCTGACTTGAACGAAGCGATGCAGACTTTGACGGATGCGATTGCCAAGATTGATGCGGAAACTCGTGACCTCTTACAAGGCACCTTTGATCAGGTCAACACCCATTTCGGAAAACTGTTCCCAGAGTTATTCGGCGGTGGTCATGCGGAGTTGGTGATGACTGGCGAAGAGATTCTCGATGCTGGCGTTCAAGTGATGGCTCAGCCTCCAGGCAAGAAAAATAGTTCTATCTACTTGCTGTCTGGTGGTGAAAAGGCCTTAACCGCAATTGCCCTCGTCTTCTCTTTATTCCTCCTCAATCCAGCACCGTTCTGCTTACTCGATGAGGTGGATGCGCCGTTGGATGATGCGAACACCTTGCGTTATGCGCAGATGGTTGCCAAAATGTCTAATAAGACTCAATTTGTGTTCATCTCGCATAACAAGATTACTATGGAAATCGCTCATCAGTTGATTGGTGTCACGATGCAAGAGCAGGGTGTATCTCGTATTGTTGCGGTGGATATTTCATCTGCAGTATCTATGGTGGAGGCAGCTTAA
- the dapD gene encoding 2,3,4,5-tetrahydropyridine-2-carboxylate N-succinyltransferase, with translation MSQSPQSIIEQAWENRANLSPEAVSGEIRNAVNAVLEGLNTGSIRVAERRSVGKWEVNQWVKKAVLLSFRLEDNKPMGAGGYTQFYDKVPSKFENYTAEDFANGGFRVVPPAMARRGSFIGKNAVLMPSYVNIGAYVGEGTMVDTWATVGSCAQIGKNVHLSGGVGIGGVLEPIQAGPVIIEDNCFIGARSEVVEGVVIEENAVLSMGVYIGQSTKIYDRETGEIHYGRVPAGSVVVPGSLPSACGKYSLYAAIIVKKVDAQTRAKTAINELLRD, from the coding sequence ATGAGCCAATCACCACAAAGCATCATCGAACAAGCCTGGGAAAACCGCGCAAACCTGTCTCCTGAGGCCGTTTCTGGGGAAATCCGCAACGCCGTGAACGCCGTACTTGAAGGTCTCAACACGGGCAGCATTCGCGTAGCTGAGCGCCGTAGTGTCGGCAAATGGGAAGTCAACCAGTGGGTAAAAAAGGCAGTTTTACTGTCTTTCCGCCTGGAGGACAACAAACCTATGGGTGCTGGTGGCTACACCCAGTTCTATGACAAGGTGCCGAGCAAATTCGAGAACTACACCGCTGAAGACTTCGCCAATGGCGGTTTTCGCGTAGTTCCCCCTGCAATGGCTCGCCGTGGCTCATTTATTGGCAAAAATGCCGTTTTAATGCCTTCTTACGTCAATATTGGCGCTTATGTAGGCGAAGGCACCATGGTTGATACCTGGGCGACTGTAGGCTCATGTGCCCAAATCGGTAAAAACGTACACCTCTCCGGTGGCGTCGGTATTGGTGGAGTTTTAGAGCCAATCCAAGCTGGCCCAGTGATTATTGAAGATAACTGCTTTATTGGCGCCCGTTCTGAGGTCGTTGAAGGGGTGGTTATTGAAGAAAACGCCGTTCTCTCTATGGGCGTATACATTGGTCAAAGCACTAAGATCTACGACCGCGAAACCGGTGAAATTCATTACGGCCGTGTGCCAGCCGGTTCTGTTGTGGTGCCAGGCTCCCTTCCTTCCGCTTGCGGCAAGTACAGCCTGTACGCAGCAATCATCGTGAAAAAGGTCGATGCTCAAACTAGAGCAAAGACTGCAATTAACGAACTCTTGCGCGATTAA
- a CDS encoding ZipA FtsZ-binding region: MDLEQFMTMLGLSDLQFALAVIGLLILISVAILNLKYARARRKAKAASEYSVVDQLPREPSFGQGFADSEERAEPTFGDASFSTPSIPESFSIDPRIDCVITLRFDEGINGAEILEEINTWNDLPATSTARWMCEGLNADVDAAEDWEALRPDASYSELQLAIQLASRRGPIGVLELSDFCSRAQALAETLGSQIDMPSVNTMLESAKELDTMAAESDIQLSINVLFDEATPGANFDALMRKRGFRLSRNGRAYEFYSNGTLIFTSAEIDPNAPVKQATLLLEVPLVSQEERAFERMLGEGIEIAQAAHGRLVDDNGINLTEAAVISIRQHLDVLYANLEKGGVPAGSSTASRLFS; this comes from the coding sequence GTGGATCTAGAGCAATTCATGACAATGTTAGGTTTGTCTGACTTGCAGTTCGCTTTGGCTGTGATAGGTCTATTGATTCTGATTTCAGTAGCCATCCTTAATCTCAAGTACGCCCGTGCACGCCGCAAGGCCAAAGCTGCCAGTGAATATTCTGTAGTGGATCAACTCCCAAGAGAGCCTTCTTTTGGACAAGGCTTCGCCGATTCAGAAGAGCGTGCTGAGCCCACATTTGGTGATGCCAGTTTTTCTACGCCTTCCATCCCAGAGAGTTTTTCAATCGACCCTCGCATTGATTGCGTTATCACCCTCCGTTTTGATGAGGGTATTAATGGCGCTGAAATCTTAGAAGAAATCAATACCTGGAATGACCTTCCTGCAACTTCAACAGCCCGCTGGATGTGTGAAGGTTTAAATGCTGATGTTGACGCCGCTGAAGACTGGGAAGCTTTACGCCCAGATGCGTCTTACTCAGAGTTACAGCTAGCAATTCAACTGGCGAGTCGCCGTGGCCCAATTGGTGTCCTAGAGTTATCTGATTTCTGTTCACGTGCTCAAGCGCTTGCAGAGACCTTGGGTTCTCAGATAGATATGCCTAGCGTCAATACGATGTTAGAGAGTGCTAAAGAGCTCGACACCATGGCTGCTGAGAGCGATATTCAGTTGAGTATCAATGTTCTATTCGATGAGGCGACCCCAGGTGCCAACTTTGATGCCTTGATGCGCAAACGCGGTTTTAGACTTTCTCGCAATGGTCGTGCCTATGAGTTCTATAGCAACGGCACACTCATCTTTACTAGTGCAGAAATCGATCCCAATGCGCCCGTTAAACAAGCAACTTTATTGCTTGAAGTGCCTTTGGTATCGCAAGAAGAGCGCGCTTTTGAGCGCATGCTCGGCGAAGGTATTGAGATTGCCCAAGCAGCCCACGGTCGCTTGGTGGATGACAACGGCATTAATCTAACTGAAGCTGCGGTGATTAGCATTCGTCAGCACCTCGATGTCTTGTATGCCAATCTTGAGAAGGGCGGCGTTCCAGCTGGCTCTTCTACTGCTAGCAGACTCTTTAGCTAA
- a CDS encoding DNA ligase, NAD-dependent codes for MQTELARLEHAYYVLDNPIVPDSEYDRLYRELIEIEVSHPEWITSDSLSQRVGGAALKEFDSVTHAVPMLSLNNAFEDAELIAFDRRCREGLHIDQVDYAGELKFDGLAISLRYEHGSLVRAATRGDGASGEDVTANIKTIRAIPLKLSGDNIPKVLEVRGEVFMYLKDFQKMNEQAAAQGEKEFANPRNAAAGSLRQLDSKITAKRPLSFFAYGLGALEPQSWLPKTHEELLNAYVKLGLPVCSERRVLKSVEEILAFYNEVGAKRDELPYDIDGVVYKVNSFAEQAKLGFVSRAPRFALAHKFPAQEALTTVLGIDVQVGRTGAITPVARLSPVEVGGVTVTNATLHNEDEVKRKDVRIGDTVSVRRAGDVIPEVVSVVKERRPVGATEFVMPKNCPVCDSHIERLADEAVARCSGGLFCGAQRKQALIHFAHRRALDIEGLGEKIVDQLVDHNLVRTPADLYRLGFTAIANLERMGEKSADNLIAAINQSRNTTLARFIFALGIRHVGETTAKDLANHYQSMHALMDASLEDLLTVKDVGPVVANSITSFMEEAHNREVIEQLLASGMQLSVEEKVISAAVAGKTFVLTGTFPTMTRDQAKDLLEKAGAKVAGSVSKKTDYVVAGADAGSKLTKAEELGVPVIDEVAMVDLLK; via the coding sequence TTGCAGACCGAGTTAGCACGCCTAGAGCATGCTTACTATGTTCTGGATAACCCCATAGTTCCGGATAGTGAGTACGACCGTCTATATCGAGAGCTCATTGAGATAGAGGTAAGTCATCCAGAATGGATTACTTCAGACTCACTCTCGCAAAGAGTGGGTGGTGCAGCTTTAAAAGAGTTTGACTCCGTTACCCATGCAGTGCCGATGCTTTCTTTGAATAATGCTTTTGAGGATGCTGAGCTGATTGCTTTTGACCGCCGCTGCCGTGAGGGTCTCCATATTGACCAGGTGGATTATGCGGGTGAGCTGAAATTTGATGGTCTAGCGATCTCACTACGCTATGAGCATGGCTCCTTAGTAAGAGCAGCCACTCGTGGTGATGGTGCTAGCGGTGAAGATGTCACTGCCAACATCAAAACGATTCGGGCTATTCCGCTGAAGCTCTCTGGGGACAATATTCCAAAAGTATTAGAAGTACGCGGTGAAGTCTTTATGTATCTCAAAGACTTCCAGAAAATGAATGAGCAAGCAGCTGCCCAAGGTGAGAAGGAGTTCGCCAACCCTCGTAATGCAGCAGCGGGTAGTTTGCGTCAATTAGATTCTAAGATCACCGCCAAAAGACCGCTATCGTTCTTTGCTTATGGACTCGGTGCACTAGAGCCCCAATCTTGGCTACCAAAAACACACGAAGAATTACTCAATGCTTACGTAAAACTCGGCTTACCAGTTTGTTCAGAGCGCCGCGTTCTCAAATCCGTAGAAGAGATATTGGCCTTTTATAACGAGGTTGGTGCCAAACGTGACGAACTTCCTTATGACATCGATGGCGTCGTCTATAAGGTCAACTCTTTTGCGGAGCAGGCTAAGCTGGGCTTTGTATCTAGAGCCCCGCGCTTTGCTTTAGCCCATAAATTTCCAGCACAAGAGGCTTTGACTACTGTTTTGGGCATCGATGTGCAGGTAGGTCGCACGGGCGCCATCACTCCAGTTGCAAGACTTTCTCCTGTAGAGGTTGGCGGTGTTACCGTCACTAACGCTACTCTCCACAATGAAGATGAAGTAAAGCGCAAAGATGTGCGTATTGGCGATACCGTTTCAGTGCGAAGAGCAGGGGATGTTATTCCGGAAGTGGTTTCGGTAGTCAAAGAACGTCGACCAGTAGGTGCCACAGAATTCGTAATGCCAAAGAATTGTCCGGTATGTGATTCACATATCGAGCGATTGGCAGACGAGGCTGTAGCTCGTTGTAGTGGCGGCTTATTTTGCGGTGCACAGCGCAAGCAAGCATTAATCCATTTTGCCCACAGAAGAGCATTGGATATTGAAGGTCTGGGCGAGAAGATTGTTGATCAATTAGTTGATCACAATCTAGTCAGAACTCCGGCTGATCTCTATCGTCTCGGCTTTACTGCAATCGCCAACCTAGAGCGCATGGGCGAGAAGTCGGCTGATAACCTCATCGCTGCAATCAATCAATCCAGAAACACGACGCTGGCGAGATTCATCTTTGCATTGGGTATTCGTCATGTGGGCGAGACCACTGCCAAAGACTTGGCTAATCACTATCAATCCATGCATGCCCTGATGGATGCCAGTCTCGAAGACTTACTGACGGTTAAAGACGTTGGCCCCGTAGTAGCCAACTCTATCACTAGCTTTATGGAAGAAGCTCATAACCGCGAAGTGATTGAGCAACTCCTGGCCTCAGGCATGCAGCTCTCTGTAGAAGAAAAAGTCATCAGCGCAGCCGTAGCTGGAAAAACCTTTGTGCTCACAGGTACATTCCCAACCATGACAAGAGATCAAGCCAAGGACCTGCTTGAAAAAGCAGGCGCTAAAGTCGCTGGCTCAGTCTCCAAGAAAACCGACTACGTAGTTGCTGGAGCAGATGCTGGCAGCAAACTCACTAAAGCTGAAGAGCTAGGTGTTCCAGTGATTGATGAAGTGGCTATGGTAGATCTCCTTAAGTAG